The following proteins are encoded in a genomic region of Serinus canaria isolate serCan28SL12 chromosome 13, serCan2020, whole genome shotgun sequence:
- the ZMAT2 gene encoding zinc finger matrin-type protein 2 codes for MHAFRQRRVVRGQQVVEVTRPLEAVLRFEDTAERWHSHASLARSHGFGADTGHTIGVHLQRDQEATLFPSQTKNLDFRRKWDKDEYEKLAEKRLTEEREKKDGKPAQPVKRELLRHRDYKVDLESKLGKTIVITKTTPQSEMGGYYCNVCDCVVKDSINFLDHINGKKHQRNLGMSMRVERSTLDQVKKRFEVNKKKMEEKQKDYDFEERMKELREEEEKAKAYKKEKQREKKRRAEEDLTFEEDDEMAAVMGFSGFGSTKKSH; via the exons ATGCATGCGTTCCGGCAGCGCCGGGTGGTTAGGGG GCAGCAGGTGGTGGAGGTCACCCGTCCCCTGGAGGCGGTTTTGAGGTTTGAGGACACGGCCGAACGCTGGCACTCGCATGCCTCCCTGGCCCGTTCGCATG GCTTTGGTGCCGATACTGGGCACACCATTGGTGTCCATCTCCAGAGGGACCAGGAGGCT actctgttcccttcccagaCCAAGAACCTGGACTTCCGCCGGAAGTGGGACAAGGATGAGTATGAGAAACTCGCAGAGAAGCGGCTCAcggaggagagggaaaagaaagatg GCAAACCAGCTCAGCCTGTCAAAAGGGAACTTCTGCGGCACCGGGACTACAAAGTGGACCTGGAATCCAAGCTGGGGAAAACCATTGTCATTACCAAAACTACCCCTCAGTCAGAGATGGGAGG ATATTACTGTAATGTATGTGACTGTGTGGTGAAGGATTCCATCAACTTCTTGGATCACATCAATGGCAAAAAAC ACcagaggaatctgggcatgtccatGCGGGTGGAGCGCTCCACGCTGGACCAGGTGAAGAAACGCTTTGAGGTGAACAAGAAGAAGatggaggagaagcagaaggattATGACTTTGAGGAGAGGATGAAGGAACTCCGTGAGGAG gaggagaaggccAAAGCCTACaagaaggagaagcagagagagaagaagaggcGGGCGGAGGAAGATTTGACCTTTGAAGAGGATGATGAAATGGCAGCTGTGATGGGTTTCTCTGGTTTTGGCTCAACCAAAAAGAGCCACTGA
- the LOC127060134 gene encoding histidine--tRNA ligase, cytoplasmic-like: protein MASRGAQHRELSGRGRRKAAAARAVPCLAVVTCRRSPVSRCRHAVTLLQPSLATKPPRLCFRDGFGSSLRAGHGQEMLVGKYGEGAKLIYELQDQGGELLALRYDLTVPFARYLAMNKITKMKRYHVAKVYRRDNPATTRGRYREFYQCDFDIAGQFDPMIPDAECLKIVHEILSDLQLGDFVIKVNDRRILNGVFAVCGVPDSQFIPACCTVDKLDKMPWEEVRSEMVGEKGLSPEAADRIGEYVQLHGGLDLIEQLLQDPKLSQNKVAKEGLGDMKLLFEYLTLFGITGKISFDLSLARGLDYYTGVIFEAVLLQQENEHVEELLSVGSVAGGGRYDGLVGMFDAKGRKVPCVGVSIGIERIFSILEQRLEASGEKLRTTETQVLVATPQKNLLAARMKLISELWDAGIKAEMLYKKDPKLLKQLQYCEDTGIPLAAIVGEQELADGVVKLRDVATRKEVDIPREKLIDEIRRRLEP, encoded by the exons ATGGCGAGCCGAGGGGCACAGCACCGGGAACTGTCCGGGCGCGGGCGCCGTAAAGCCGCGGCCGCCCGCGCAGTCCCGTGCCTCGCCGTGGTCACGTGCCGCCGCTCCCCGGTGTCCCGGTGCCGGCATGCTGTCACTCTGTTGCAACCG TCTCTGGCCACGAAACCTCCCCGCCTTTGCTTTCGGGACGGCTTTGGGAGCTCCCTCCGTGCGGGGCACGGCCAG GAGATGCTGGTGGGGAAGTATGGGGAAGGAGCGAAGCTCATCTACGAGCTGCAGGACcagggaggggagctgctggccctgcgCTACGACCTCACT GTGCCCTTTGCTCGCTACCTGGCCATGAATAAGATCACCAAGATGAAGCGCTACCACGTGGCCAAGGTGTACAGGAGGGACAACCCGGCCACCACCCGGGGCCGCTACCGCGAGTTCTATCAGTGC GACTTTGACATTGCTGGGCAGTTTGACCCCATGATTCCTGATGCCGAGTGCCTGAAGATTGTGCACGAGATCCTCAGTGACCTGCAGCTTGGGGACTTTGTCATCAAG gTCAATGACCGTCGGATTTTGAATGGTGTGTTTGCTGTCTGTGGTGTTCCAGACAGCCAGTTCATCCCTGCTTGCTGCACTGTGGACAAGCTGGACAAG ATGCCATGGGAAGAAGTGAGGAGTGAGATGGTGGGAGAGAAGGGGCTCTCTCCCGAGGCTGCAGATCGCATCGGAGAGTATGTCCAGCTCCACG GCGGGCTGGACCTGATCGAGCAGCTTCTCCAGGATCCAAAGCTATCCCAGAACAAGGTGgccaaggaagggctgggggacatGAAGCTGCTGTTTGAGTACCTGACCCTGTTTGGCATCACagggaag ATCTCCTTCGACCTGAGCCTGGCGCGGGGCCTGGACTATTACACGGGGGTGATCTttgaggctgtgctgctgcagcaggagaacgAGCAcgtggaggagctgctcagcgTTGGCAGCGTGGCTGGAGGCGGCCGCTATGACGGGCTGGTGGGCATGTTTGATGCCAAGGGCCGCAAGGTGCCCTGCGTGGGGGTCAGCATTGGCATCGAGCGCATCTTCTCCAtcctggaacagaggctggag GCTTCTGGGGAGAAACTTCGAACAACTGAGACCCAAGTGCTGGTGGCTACACCTCAGAAAAACCTGCTTGCTGCCAGAATGAAGCTCATCTCtgagctgtgggatgcaggCATCAAG GCAGAGATGCTGTACAAGAAGGATCCTAAATTGCTGAAGCAGCTGCAGTACTGTGAGGACACAGGGATCCCTCTTGCTGCCAttgtgggagagcaggagctggcagatggAGTTGTCAAGCTGCGAGATGTTGCAACAAGAAAGGAG GTTGATATCCCCAGAGAAAAGCTTATTGATGAGATCAGGAGAAGGCTGGAGCCCTGA
- the LOC103817444 gene encoding histidine--tRNA ligase, cytoplasmic-like, whose product MAEEAAVEMLVGKYGEGAKLIYELQDQGGELLALRYDLTVPFARYLAMNKITKMKRYHVAKVYRRDNPATTRGRYREFYQCDFDIAGQFDPMIPDAECLKIVHEILSDLQLGDFVIKVNDRRILNGVFAVCGVPDSQFIPACCTVDKLDKMPWEEVRSEMVGEKGLSPEAADRIGEYVQLHGGLDLIEQLLQDPKLSQNKVAKEGLGDMKLLFEYLTLFGITGKISFDLSLARGLDYYTGVIFEAVLLQQENEHVEELLSVGSVAGGGRYDGLVGMFDAKGRKVPCVGVSIGIERIFSILEQRLEASGEKLRTTETQVLVATPQKNLLAARMKLISELWDAGIKAEMLYKKDPKLLKQLQYCEDTGIPLAAIVGEQELADGVVKLRDVAKRKEVDIPREKLIDEIRRRLEP is encoded by the exons ATGGCGGAGGAGGCGGCGGTT GAGATGCTGGTGGGGAAGTATGGGGAAGGAGCGAAGCTCATCTACGAGCTGCAGGACcagggaggggagctgctggccctgcgCTATGACCTCACT GTGCCCTTTGCTCGCTACCTGGCCATGAATAAGATCACCAAGATGAAGCGCTACCACGTGGCCAAGGTGTACAGGAGGGACAACCCGGCCACCACCCGGGGCCGCTACCGCGAGTTCTATCAGTGC GACTTTGACATTGCCGGGCAGTTTGACCCCATGATTCCTGATGCCGAGTGCCTGAAGATTGTGCACGAGATCCTCAGTGACCTGCAGCTTGGGGACTTTGTCATCAAG gTCAATGACCGTCGGATTTTGAATGGTGTGTTTGCTGTCTGTGGTGTTCCAGACAGCCAGTTCATCCCTGCTTGCTGCACTGTGGACAAGCTGGACAAG ATGCCATGGGAAGAAGTGAGGAGTGAGATGGTGGGAGAGAAGGGGCTCTCTCCCGAGGCTGCAGATCGCATCGGAGAGTATGTCCAGCTCCACG GCGGGCTGGACCTGATCGAGCAGCTTCTCCAGGATCCAAAGCTATCCCAGAACAAGGTGgccaaggaagggctgggggacatGAAGCTGCTGTTTGAGTACCTGACCCTGTTTGGCATCACagggaag ATCTCCTTCGACCTGAGCCTGGCGCGGGGCCTGGACTATTACACGGGGGTGATCTttgaggctgtgctgctgcagcaggagaacgAGCAcgtggaggagctgctcagcgTTGGCAGCGTGGCTGGAGGCGGCCGCTATGACGGGCTGGTGGGCATGTTTGATGCCAAGGGCCGCAAGGTGCCCTGCGTGGGGGTCAGCATTGGCATCGAGCGCATCTTCTCCAtcctggaacagaggctggag GCTTCTGGGGAGAAACTTCGAACAACTGAGACCCAAGTGCTGGTGGCTACACCTCAGAAAAACCTGCTTGCTGCCAGAATGAAGCTCATCTCCGAGCTGTGGGATGCAGGCATCAAG GCAGAGATGCTGTACAAGAAGGATCCTAAATTGCTGAAGCAGCTGCAGTACTGTGAGGACACAGGGATCCCTCTTGCTGCCAttgtgggagagcaggagctggcagatggAGTTGTCAAGCTGCGAGATGTTGCAAAAAGAAAGGAG GTTGATATCCCCAGAGAAAAGCTTATTGATGAGATCAGGAGAAGGCTGGAGCCCTGA
- the LOC103817215 gene encoding histidine--tRNA ligase, cytoplasmic, with translation MAEEAAVRAQAETVRRLKQEKADADEIAKEVAKLLEMKAQLGTDEGKHKFVLKTPKGTRDFGPKEMAIRERAFKAIISCFKRHGAEVIDTPVFELKETLTGKYGEDSKLIYDLKDQGGELLSLRYDLTVPFARYLAMNKITNIKRYHIAKVYRRDNPAMTRGRYREFYQCDFDIAGQFDPMIPDAECLKIVHEILSDLQLGDFVIKVNDRRILDGMFAVCGVPDSKFRTICSSVDKLDKVPWEEVRSEMVGEKGLSPEAADRIGEYVQLHGGLDLIEQLLQDPKLSQNKVAKEGLGDMKLLFEYLTLFGITGKISFDLSLARGLDYYTGVIFEAVLLQQENEHVEEPLSVGSVAGGGRYDGLVLPTPVAGPASAAPRAGRARSPPSPPSPGRTPSRDLNGELPPALPGLQKHLPRAAEARPRLRRLPERRLRRTGRRARAEGRGRS, from the exons ATGGCGGAGGAGGCGGCGGTGCGGGCCCAGGCGGAGACCGTGCGGAGGCTCAAACAGGAGAAGGCCGATGCTGACGAG ATTGCAAAGGAAGTGGCAAAGCTGCTCGAGATGAAGGCGCAGCTGGGGACAGATGAGGGAAAACACAAGTTTGTGCTGAAGACCCCAAAG GGCACCCGGGATTTTGGCCCCAAGGAAATGGCCATCCGTGAGAGGGCCTTCAAAGCCATCATCTCCTGCTTCAAGCGCCACGGGGCCGAGGTCATTGACACGCCAGTGTTCGAGCTGAAG GAGACACTGACAGGGAAATACGGTGAAGACTCGAAGCTCATCTATGATCTAAAGGATCAGGGAggagagctgctgtccctgcgCTATGACCTGACA GTGCCCTTTGCTCGCTACCTGGCCATGAACAAGATCACCAACATCAAGCGCTACCACATTGCCAAGGTGTACAGGAGGGACAACCCGGCCATGACCCGGGGCCGCTACCGCGAGTTCTACCAGTGT GACTTCGACATTGCCGGGCAGTTTGACCCCATGATTCCTGATGCCGAGTGCCTGAAGATTGTGCACGAGATCCTCAGTGACCTGCAGCTCGGGGACTTTGTCATCAAG GTCAACGACCGGCGCATCCTTGATGGGATGTTTGCAGTGTGTGGGGTCCCGGACAGCAAATTCCGAACCATCTGCTCCAGCGTTGACAAGCTGGATAAG GTGCCGTGGGAAGAAGTGAGGAGTGAGATGGTGGGAGAGAAGGGGCTCTCTCCCGAGGCTGCAGATCGCATCGGAGAGTATGTCCAGCTCCACG GCGGGCTGGACCTGATCGAGCAGCTTCTCCAGGATCCAAAGCTATCCCAGAACAAGGTGgccaaggaagggctgggggacatGAAGCTGCTGTTTGAGTACCTGACCCTGTTTGGCATCACagggaag ATCTCCTTCGACCTGAGCCTGGCGCGGGGCCTGGACTATTACACGGGGGTGATCTttgaggctgtgctgctgcagcaggagaacgAGCACGTGGAGGAGCCGCTCAGCGTTGGCAGCGTGGCTGGAGGCGGCCGCTATGACGGGCTGGTGCTGCCAACCCCTGTGGCAG gccctgcctctgctgctccgAGAGCCGGTCGCGCCCGCTCCCCGCCGTCCCCTCCTTCCCCGGGGCGAACTCCCAGCCGGGACCTGAACGGGGAGCTCCCGCCGGCCCTTCCCGGGCTCCAGAAGCACCTGCCGCGGGCTGCCGAAGCGAGGCCGCGGCTCCGCCGTCTCCCGGAGCGGCGCCTCAGGCGAACAGGGAGGCGGGCCCGGGCTGAAGGGCGGGGCCGCAGCTGA